In the Colius striatus isolate bColStr4 chromosome W, bColStr4.1.hap1, whole genome shotgun sequence genome, one interval contains:
- the LOC104551900 gene encoding sclerostin: MQISWAVFSACVFIQLAFRAVEGWQMFKNDATEIIPEITKNTETPVEQIFSDNNTMNQAKHGGRHIQQAPEPNDASDFSCREMRTTRYLTEGPCHSIKPIKELICSGQCVPSHLLPNSIGRGKWWRQNSLDYRCIPAHTRTQRIQMTCPGEETQTYKFRAVTACKCKRYTRYHNQSELKDFGKETIRPQKNKKSHLSRSRSSKSNQHELENAY; the protein is encoded by the exons ATGCAGATCTCTTGGGCTGTGTTCTCTGCCTGTGTCTTCATCCAACTTGCATTTCGAGCTGTGGAAGGGTGGcagatgtttaaaaatgatGCTACAGAAATCATCCCAGAGATCactaaaaacacagaaacacctGTGGAGCAGATCTTCAGTGACAACAACACAATGAACCAGGCAAAGCACGGAGGAAGACACATACAACAAGCTCCAGAACCTAATG ATGCTTCTGACTTTAGCTGCAGAGAAATGCGAACAACCCGCTACTTGACGGAGGGGCCCTGCCACAGCATCAAACCCATCAAAGAATTGATCTGCTCTGGGCAGTGTGTCCCCTCACACCTCCTCCCCAATTCCATTGGCAGAGGGAAGTGGTGGCGTCAGAACTCCCTGGATTATCGCTGCATCCCCGCTCACACTCGCACTCAACGCATCCAGATGACTTGTCCAGGGGAAGAGACTCAGACTTACAAATTCCGAGCTGTTACGGCCTGCAAATGCAAACGCTACACTCGTTACCACAACCAGTCAGAGCTGAAGGATTTTGGCAAGGAAACCATCAGGCCTCAAAAAAACAAGAAGTCTCATCTCTCCAGATCTAGGAGCAGCAAATCTAACCAGCACGAGTTAGAAAATGCTTATTAG